A stretch of Dermochelys coriacea isolate rDerCor1 chromosome 6, rDerCor1.pri.v4, whole genome shotgun sequence DNA encodes these proteins:
- the TNKS1BP1 gene encoding 182 kDa tankyrase-1-binding protein isoform X7: MASQTRPLCPPPPCPTSNGSMGARGGQPSGSPETGDTRLKPPIGPKPRMLPKPAVTAKPCTPPPSPGSRPPRLEFPSVEKINLLAGPKPYGGSSTALKRLSFGLKSLPGETSNGKGALPPAARALPCTTEERSLAPVTLPDGGPLGVLKSAAPFKVKPVPVAAKRERFPGTTVEEILAKMERPRKEGSGSPDPAWGPCSTFSPDGSSRFGPKGYAAFRRQPSAEGGEGDTIAPRFEASWESGPPEAQKSRASCGDKPVAGRMKREGSPSPIRERPPEPPDGEAERHPGPASRESGSSAASASCDGDQSGRRKPPSPPGFSSARTCPIPVAPAELPLRAAPGNSADLALAPGAPYLSAEHPTSALGFPTVSAELPALDSPPAHTELPTRVGPGFPGTPESLAKFPIGLVPAPDAPAEPCHRISCSLGSLEAPGEGSQPPSGLPAGLASGTPDAPAELPCNSPAGRALAPGVPEVPAELPHRITHSPGAPKAPVPSPDTPNLCPKLPTRVSWSPGSPDGPTEPPVSLYSPPSPERGSPSLPSDAEPFTGLAPVDKDFQCPELGLQRSSDGVVQLPDKGLGMGVLGGSLAALPRGGPPHPGPPLEGESNWTLSESFEWAFPSRAVEWKPPRSPIREADDCGLSEQGDSDGEGLAPSPKGSEESSSSEGQRARQLSAALDWQDAEVAGSSARLDGAMGAPCDQGATEVGGLEATCPEGPIAQTEPAVAELKGPAVLDEVGTIWEEQGRPLLGAPLRLTEPEPDQEQAAPVLLSDAPRPVGADRCQEDELVPVRSCQEGLRPGKAGSEPHPNARWLDELLASPPPSADETKRKGTPEPRDPAGPEDLLGWSRKDLCSEFGIRGAHRADEFGWASETGMGKTDWPGSYRAGETEQDREFGTGTRDWSGVYKETELLGDSNMGHGNWPDAYGIGDSCRQEGEFSPGKSDWSSQYNIGGADSSNGEFSTRKLDWTSTYGIGDNIQQDKRFSTSKPDWTPEYSVGDAARQDREFGTSSPDSTHEPGVGDIDQQDREFGIRKSDWTRQTGVSDTAHQYREYGTSKPDWTHEHDVGDTDQQDRELGTSKPDWTHEHDVGDTDQQDRELGTSKPDWTHEHDVRDTDQQDRELGTSKLDWTHEYGLSDMDHQGKEFGAEKPDWTHECSVKTSGQGREWTCEYDVGNTAQQDKPDWTRKFGDEAQQDRAFSSDKPAWLGEYGIHHTDQESAFGSGVGDPDSPAQEPGARKPGWSGTDWQESKFLFARRDCASDFRIGGVEHESQYGVIGTDRAGGFGLSALDPSGAIGTLGPAELGESRTDWVGHTRTVVLDEPREAGVGHSDWAQDLGLHGTGPSIGLGAISPEEPTRGWMDWTNELSVSSMDPSSSLGVEGFDTPREPGVGQPDGDSDLGTGGPATASGFESVGPAEDSARQTDWSHDFGSGDEGSTETGEAGAGQMDWASEVRIGRGKQTNATAMTGLEPHGDSSGTGSPRLSGSSPLLEQMLAKAAAQRKSPGEERGLPPGPDAHPPPLPQEEDGGSWPEGDGAPSLPDATDGGGLPIDARRLSQPGRCGSQPSPPGEDFAFLEDMEVLDSTIYRSRANLGRKRGHRAPATRPAGTLAPSEVEVADWMFQDSTEPRAVCWVSSDEEAAEEPRSRRARPSLVAKGLKVPLFPGLNPSALKAKLRGRNRSAEEGAQLGEAKPTLPKEPHVQRSKSCKIPGLGGKSLVLPPKPEKSSGFAMAAASSPPRSDATSPHWLQVLKLKKKKS, translated from the exons ATGGCCTCCCAGACAcgccccctgtgccccccacctccctgccctacctccaatGGCAGCATGGGGGCCAGAGGTGGGCAGCCGTCGGGCAGCCCCGAGACAG gtgaCACTCGCCTGAAGCCGCCAATTGGGCCCAAACCCCGTATGCTGCCCAAACCGGCTGTAACTGCCAAGCCCTGCACCCCGCCACCATCCCCTGGGTCGCGGCCTCCCCGCCTCGAGTTCCCCTCTGTCGAGAAGATCAACCTGCTGGCGGGTCCCAAGCCATACggtggcagcagcactgcccttAAACGCCTGTCCTTCGGCCTCAAGAGCCTCCCAGGGGAGACTTCCAATGGGAAGGGGGCGCTGCCACCTGCAGCGAGAGCCTTGCCCTGTACCACGGAAGAGAGATCACTTGCTCCTGTGACGCTCCCTGATGGGGGGCCCCTAGGAGTCCTCAAGAGCGCTGCCCCATTCAAAGTGAAGCCGGTGCCAGTGGCGGCCAAGCGGGAGCGCTTCCCCGGCACCACAGTGGAAGAGATCTTGGCCAAGATGGAGCGCCCCCGCAAAGAGGGGTCGGGCAGTCCTGACCCGGCCTGGGGCCCATGCTCAACCTTCAGCCCTGATGGCAGCTCTCGCTTCGGGCCCAAAGGCTATGCCGCCTTTCGGAGACAGCCTAGcgctgagggaggggaaggtgacACCATCGCCCCCCGCTTTGAGGCCTCCTGGGAATCTGGGCCCCCCGAAGCACAGAAGAGCAGAGCGTCCTGTGGGGACAAGCCAGTTGCTGGCAGGATGAAGAGGGAAGGAAGCCCGAGTCCCATTAGAGAACGCCCACCAGAGCCCCCAGACGGAGAAGCAGAGAGACACCCTGGCCCAGCCTCCAGGGAAAG tggcTCCTCCGCGGCCAGTGCCAGCTGCGACGGGGACCAGTCCGGACGCAGGAAGCCGCCGTCCCCCCCTGGT TTCTCCTCAGCCCGGACCTGTCCCATCCCCGTGGCTCCTGCTGAGCTTCCGCTCAGAGCGGCCCCTGGCAACTCTGCTGAccttgccctggccccagggGCCCCCTACCTCTCTGCTGAGCATCCTACCTCAGCCCTGGGGTTCCCCACAGTGTCTGCTGAGCTCCCCGCCCTGGACTCCCCCCCTGCCCACACTGAACTCCCCACCAGGGTTGGGCCCGGCTTCCCAGGCACCCCTGAGTCTCTGGCTAAGTTCCCCATAGGCCTAGTTCCGGCCCCTGATGCTCCAGCTGAGCCCTGCCACAGAATCTCCTGCTCCCTGGGGTCTCTGGAGGCTCCTggtgaggggtcccaacccccttCTGGCCTCCCTGCAGGCTTGGCATCAGGCACTCCGGATGCCCCCGCAGAGCTCCCTTGTAACTCCCCTGCAGGGCGGGCCCTGGCACCAGGCGTCCCTGAAGTCCCTGCTGAGTTGCCCCACAGAATCACTCACTCCCCTGGGGCCCCCAAAGCTCctgttccatccccagacacgccCAATCTGTGTCCTAAGCTCCCCACCAGAGTCTCTTGGTCTCCGGGGTCCCCCGATGGACCCACTGAGCCCCCAGTGTCCCTATACAGCCCCCCATCTCCTGAGCGGGGCTCCCCTTCACTCCCCAGTGATGCGGAGCCATTCACAGGGCTTGCACCAGTGGACAAGGACTTCCAgtgcccagagctggggctacAGCGCTCCTCAGATGGGGTGGTGCAGCTGCCAGACAAGGGGCTAGGAATGGGAGTGCTGGGGGGTTCTCTGGCTGCCCTGCCCAGGGGagggcccccccaccccgggccaCCCCTGGAGGGTGAGTCCAACTGGACCCTGTCAGAGTCATTTGAGTGGGCGTTCCCATCCCGAGCTGTGGAGTGGAAGCCCCCCAGGTCCCCCATTAGAGAGGCAGATGACTGTGGCCTCTCTGAGCAGGGGGACTCGGATGGGGAgggcctggcccccagccccaaaGGGTCTGAGGAAAGCAGCAGCTCTGAGGGGCAGAGGGCAAGGCAACTCAGTGCTGCCCTGGATTGGCAGGATGCCGAGGTTGCAGGGAGTTCTGCCCGCCTGGATGGTGCCATGGGGGCCCCATGTGATCAGGGAGCGACTGAGGTGGGGGGCCTGGAGGCCACATGTCCTGAGGGCCCCATCGCGCAAACGGAGCCAGCTGTGGCTGAGCTGAAGGGCCCTGCAGTGCTGGATGAGGTGGGCACTATCTGGGAGGAGCAAGGCAGGCCACTGCTAGGTGCCCCCCTGCGGCTGACGGAGCCGGAGCCAGACCAGGAGCAAGCCGCCCCAGTCCTGTTGTCTGACGCTCCCCGGCCAGTTGGTGCTGACCGATGCCAGGAGGACGAATTGGTGCCAGTGAGAAGCTGCCAGGAGGGCCTGAGGCCGGGCAAGGCGGGTTCTGAGCCGCATCCCAATGCGCGCTGGCTGGATGAGCTGCTGGCATCGCCCCCGCCCAGTGCAGATGAGACCAAGAGAAAGGGCACACCTgagcccagggaccctgcaggGCCAGAG gatcTCCTTGGTTGGTCGCGGAAGGATCTGTGCAGCGAGTTTGGCATCAGAGGGGCCCACCGGGCCGATGAGTTTGGCTGGGCCAGCGAGACTGGCATGGGGAAGACAGACTGGCCCGGCAGTTACAGAGCTGGTGAGACAGAGCAGGATCGGGAATTTGGCACCGGCACACGGGACTGGAGTGGCGTGTACAAAGAGACAGAGCTGCTGGGTGATTCCAACATGGGACACGGAAACTGGCCTGACGCCTACGGCATCGGGGACAGCTGCCGGCAGGAAGGGGAGTTCAGCCCCGGCAAGTCAGACTGGAGCAGCCAATACAACATTGGTGGTGCAGACAGCTCGAATGGGGAGTTCAGTACCAGGAAACTGGACTGGACCAGCACCTACGGCATTGGGGACAACATCCAGCAGGACAAGAGGTTCAGTACCAGCAAGCCAGACTGGACACCTGAGTACAGTGTGGGTGATGCAGCCCGGCAGGATAGAGAGTTTGGTACCAGCAGTCCAGATTCTACCCATGAGCCTGGTGTCGGTGATATTGACCAACAGGATAGAGAGTTTGGTATTCGCAAGTCAGACTGGACCCGCCAGACCGGTGTCAGTGATACAGCCCATCAGTATAGAGAGTACGGTACCAGCAAGCCAGACTGGACC CACGAGCACGATGTCGGAGATACAGACCAACAGGATAGAGAGTTGGGTACCAGCAAGCCAGACTGGACTCACGAGCATGATGTCGGAGATACAGACCAACAGGATAGAGAGTTGGGTACCAGCAAGCCAGACTGGACTCACGAGCACGATGTCAGAGATACAGACCAACAGGATAGAGAGTTGGGTACCAGCAAGCTAGACTGGACCCATGAGTACGGTCTCAGTGATATGGACCATCAGGGTAAGGAGTTTGGTGCTGAGAAGCCAGACTGGACCCATGAATGCAGTGTCAAGACCAGTGGGCAGGGTAGAGAGTGGACCTGTGAATACGATGTTGGCAATACTGCCCAGCAGGACAAGCCAGATTGGACCCGCAAGTTCGGTGATGAAGCCCAGCAGGACAGAGCGTTCAGCTCTGACAAGCCAGCATGGCTTGGTGAATATGGCATTCACCATACAGACCAGGAGAGTGCCTTTGGTTCTGGTGTTGGAGACCCCGACAGCCCAGCCCAAGAGCCTGGTGCCAGGAAGCCGGGGTGGAGCGGCACCGACTGGCAGGAAAGCAAGTTTCTCTTTGCTAGGAGGGATTGTGCCAGTGATTTCAGGATTGGAGGAGTTGAGCACGAAAGCCAGTACGGTGTCATTGGGACTGATCGGGCAGGTGGCTTTGGCTTGAGTGCTTTGGATCCATCTGGTGCCATTGGAACCCTGGGCCCAGCAGAGCTTGGAGAGAGCCGGACTGACTGGGTTGGCCATACCAGGACTGTGGTCCTGGATGAGCCCAGAGAGGCTGGCGTGGGACACTCCGACTGGGCCCAAGATCTAGGACTCCATGGCACAGGTCCTTCTATTGGCCTGGGGGCAATCAGTCCTGAGGAGCCCACCAGGGGATGGATGGACTGGACAAACGAACTGAGCGTGAGCAGCATGGATCCCTCCAGcagtctgggggtggagggctTCGATACACCCAGAGAGCCTGGCGTGGGGCAGCCAGACGGGGACAGCGACCTCGGCACGGGAGGTCCGGCCACAGCCAGTGGCTTCGAGAGCGTGGGCCCAGCAGAGGACAGTGCGAGACAGACTGACTGGAGCCATGATTTCGGCTCTGGGGACGAGGGCTCCACTGAGACCGGggaggctggagcagggcagaTGGACTGGGCCAGCGAGGTCAGGATTGGACGTGGGAAACAAACCAATGCCACAGCCATGACTGGCTTGGAGCCGCATGGAGACAG CAGTGGCACCGGCAGCCCCCGGCTCTCCGGCTCGAGCCCCCTTCTGGAACAGATGTTGGCCAAAGCAGCCGCCCAGCGCAAGAGCCCCGGAGAGGAGAGGGGGCTGCCTCCTGGCCCTGATGCCCACCCCCCTCCCTTGCCACAGGAGGAGGATGGTGGGTCCTGGCCCGAAGGGGATGGCGCACCCAGCCTGCCGGACGCCACAGACGGGGGCGGGCTGCCGATAGATGCGAGGAGGCTGAGCCAGCCAGGGCGCTGTGGGAGCCAGCCCTCCCCGCCAGGCGAGGACTTCGCCTTCCTGGAG GACATGGAAGTTCTTGACAGCACCATCTACCGGAGCAGAGCCAACCTGGGCCGCAAGCGAGGTCATCGAGCACCGGCCACGCGCCCTGCAGGCACCCTGGCACCGTCTGAGGTGGAGGTGGCCGACTGGATGTTCCAGGACTCCACAG AGCCCAGAGCGGTGTGCTGGGTGTCCTCAGATGAGGAGGCGGCGGAAGAACCCCGGAGCCGGCGGGCACGGCCCTCGCTGGTGGCCAAGGGGTTGAAGGTGCCACTCTTCCCGGGCCTGAACCCCTCAGCTCTAAAG gccAAGCTGCGGGGCCGGAACCGCTCTGCAGAAGAGGGGGCCCAGCTGGGGGAGGCCAAGCCAACCCTTCCCAAGGAGCCCCACGTCCAGCGCTCCAAGTCCTGCAAGATTCCCGGCTTGGGGGGGAAATCCCTGGTGCTGCCCCCCAAGCCAGAGAAATCCTcagg CTTTGCCATGGCCGCTGCCTCTTCGCCCCCCAGGTCAGATGCCACCTCGCCCCACTGGCTGCAAGTGCTGAAGCTGAAAAAGAAGAAATCCTGA
- the TNKS1BP1 gene encoding 182 kDa tankyrase-1-binding protein isoform X2 yields MASQTRPLCPPPPCPTSNGSMGARGGQPSGSPETGDTRLKPPIGPKPRMLPKPAVTAKPCTPPPSPGSRPPRLEFPSVEKINLLAGPKPYGGSSTALKRLSFGLKSLPGETSNGKGALPPAARALPCTTEERSLAPVTLPDGGPLGVLKSAAPFKVKPVPVAAKRERFPGTTVEEILAKMERPRKEGSGSPDPAWGPCSTFSPDGSSRFGPKGYAAFRRQPSAEGGEGDTIAPRFEASWESGPPEAQKSRASCGDKPVAGRMKREGSPSPIRERPPEPPDGEAERHPGPASRESGSSAASASCDGDQSGRRKPPSPPGFSSARTCPIPVAPAELPLRAAPGNSADLALAPGAPYLSAEHPTSALGFPTVSAELPALDSPPAHTELPTRVGPGFPGTPESLAKFPIGLVPAPDAPAEPCHRISCSLGSLEAPGEGSQPPSGLPAGLASGTPDAPAELPCNSPAGRALAPGVPEVPAELPHRITHSPGAPKAPVPSPDTPNLCPKLPTRVSWSPGSPDGPTEPPVSLYSPPSPERGSPSLPSDAEPFTGLAPVDKDFQCPELGLQRSSDGVVQLPDKGLGMGVLGGSLAALPRGGPPHPGPPLEGESNWTLSESFEWAFPSRAVEWKPPRSPIREADDCGLSEQGDSDGEGLAPSPKGSEESSSSEGQRARQLSAALDWQDAEVAGSSARLDGAMGAPCDQGATEVGGLEATCPEGPIAQTEPAVAELKGPAVLDEVGTIWEEQGRPLLGAPLRLTEPEPDQEQAAPVLLSDAPRPVGADRCQEDELVPVRSCQEGLRPGKAGSEPHPNARWLDELLASPPPSADETKRKGTPEPRDPAGPEDLLGWSRKDLCSEFGIRGAHRADEFGWASETGMGKTDWPGSYRAGETEQDREFGTGTRDWSGVYKETELLGDSNMGHGNWPDAYGIGDSCRQEGEFSPGKSDWSSQYNIGGADSSNGEFSTRKLDWTSTYGIGDNIQQDKRFSTSKPDWTPEYSVGDAARQDREFGTSSPDSTHEPGVGDIDQQDREFGIRKSDWTRQTGVSDTAHQYREYGTSKPDWTYNRGGDTNQPDREFGTSKPDWINMYDADTDQQDRELGTSKPDWTHEHDVGDTDQQDRELGTSKPDWTHEHDVGDTDQQDRELGTSKPDWTHEHDVRDTDQQDRELGTSKLDWTHEYGLSDMDHQGKEFGAEKPDWTHECSVKTSGQGREWTCEYDVGNTAQQDKPDWTRKFGDEAQQDRAFSSDKPAWLGEYGIHHTDQESAFGSGVGDPDSPAQEPGARKPGWSGTDWQESKFLFARRDCASDFRIGGVEHESQYGVIGTDRAGGFGLSALDPSGAIGTLGPAELGESRTDWVGHTRTVVLDEPREAGVGHSDWAQDLGLHGTGPSIGLGAISPEEPTRGWMDWTNELSVSSMDPSSSLGVEGFDTPREPGVGQPDGDSDLGTGGPATASGFESVGPAEDSARQTDWSHDFGSGDEGSTETGEAGAGQMDWASEVRIGRGKQTNATAMTGLEPHGDSGTGSPRLSGSSPLLEQMLAKAAAQRKSPGEERGLPPGPDAHPPPLPQEEDGGSWPEGDGAPSLPDATDGGGLPIDARRLSQPGRCGSQPSPPGEDFAFLEDMEVLDSTIYRSRANLGRKRGHRAPATRPAGTLAPSEVEVADWMFQDSTEPRAVCWVSSDEEAAEEPRSRRARPSLVAKGLKVPLFPGLNPSALKAKLRGRNRSAEEGAQLGEAKPTLPKEPHVQRSKSCKIPGLGGKSLVLPPKPEKSSGFAMAAASSPPRSDATSPHWLQVLKLKKKKS; encoded by the exons ATGGCCTCCCAGACAcgccccctgtgccccccacctccctgccctacctccaatGGCAGCATGGGGGCCAGAGGTGGGCAGCCGTCGGGCAGCCCCGAGACAG gtgaCACTCGCCTGAAGCCGCCAATTGGGCCCAAACCCCGTATGCTGCCCAAACCGGCTGTAACTGCCAAGCCCTGCACCCCGCCACCATCCCCTGGGTCGCGGCCTCCCCGCCTCGAGTTCCCCTCTGTCGAGAAGATCAACCTGCTGGCGGGTCCCAAGCCATACggtggcagcagcactgcccttAAACGCCTGTCCTTCGGCCTCAAGAGCCTCCCAGGGGAGACTTCCAATGGGAAGGGGGCGCTGCCACCTGCAGCGAGAGCCTTGCCCTGTACCACGGAAGAGAGATCACTTGCTCCTGTGACGCTCCCTGATGGGGGGCCCCTAGGAGTCCTCAAGAGCGCTGCCCCATTCAAAGTGAAGCCGGTGCCAGTGGCGGCCAAGCGGGAGCGCTTCCCCGGCACCACAGTGGAAGAGATCTTGGCCAAGATGGAGCGCCCCCGCAAAGAGGGGTCGGGCAGTCCTGACCCGGCCTGGGGCCCATGCTCAACCTTCAGCCCTGATGGCAGCTCTCGCTTCGGGCCCAAAGGCTATGCCGCCTTTCGGAGACAGCCTAGcgctgagggaggggaaggtgacACCATCGCCCCCCGCTTTGAGGCCTCCTGGGAATCTGGGCCCCCCGAAGCACAGAAGAGCAGAGCGTCCTGTGGGGACAAGCCAGTTGCTGGCAGGATGAAGAGGGAAGGAAGCCCGAGTCCCATTAGAGAACGCCCACCAGAGCCCCCAGACGGAGAAGCAGAGAGACACCCTGGCCCAGCCTCCAGGGAAAG tggcTCCTCCGCGGCCAGTGCCAGCTGCGACGGGGACCAGTCCGGACGCAGGAAGCCGCCGTCCCCCCCTGGT TTCTCCTCAGCCCGGACCTGTCCCATCCCCGTGGCTCCTGCTGAGCTTCCGCTCAGAGCGGCCCCTGGCAACTCTGCTGAccttgccctggccccagggGCCCCCTACCTCTCTGCTGAGCATCCTACCTCAGCCCTGGGGTTCCCCACAGTGTCTGCTGAGCTCCCCGCCCTGGACTCCCCCCCTGCCCACACTGAACTCCCCACCAGGGTTGGGCCCGGCTTCCCAGGCACCCCTGAGTCTCTGGCTAAGTTCCCCATAGGCCTAGTTCCGGCCCCTGATGCTCCAGCTGAGCCCTGCCACAGAATCTCCTGCTCCCTGGGGTCTCTGGAGGCTCCTggtgaggggtcccaacccccttCTGGCCTCCCTGCAGGCTTGGCATCAGGCACTCCGGATGCCCCCGCAGAGCTCCCTTGTAACTCCCCTGCAGGGCGGGCCCTGGCACCAGGCGTCCCTGAAGTCCCTGCTGAGTTGCCCCACAGAATCACTCACTCCCCTGGGGCCCCCAAAGCTCctgttccatccccagacacgccCAATCTGTGTCCTAAGCTCCCCACCAGAGTCTCTTGGTCTCCGGGGTCCCCCGATGGACCCACTGAGCCCCCAGTGTCCCTATACAGCCCCCCATCTCCTGAGCGGGGCTCCCCTTCACTCCCCAGTGATGCGGAGCCATTCACAGGGCTTGCACCAGTGGACAAGGACTTCCAgtgcccagagctggggctacAGCGCTCCTCAGATGGGGTGGTGCAGCTGCCAGACAAGGGGCTAGGAATGGGAGTGCTGGGGGGTTCTCTGGCTGCCCTGCCCAGGGGagggcccccccaccccgggccaCCCCTGGAGGGTGAGTCCAACTGGACCCTGTCAGAGTCATTTGAGTGGGCGTTCCCATCCCGAGCTGTGGAGTGGAAGCCCCCCAGGTCCCCCATTAGAGAGGCAGATGACTGTGGCCTCTCTGAGCAGGGGGACTCGGATGGGGAgggcctggcccccagccccaaaGGGTCTGAGGAAAGCAGCAGCTCTGAGGGGCAGAGGGCAAGGCAACTCAGTGCTGCCCTGGATTGGCAGGATGCCGAGGTTGCAGGGAGTTCTGCCCGCCTGGATGGTGCCATGGGGGCCCCATGTGATCAGGGAGCGACTGAGGTGGGGGGCCTGGAGGCCACATGTCCTGAGGGCCCCATCGCGCAAACGGAGCCAGCTGTGGCTGAGCTGAAGGGCCCTGCAGTGCTGGATGAGGTGGGCACTATCTGGGAGGAGCAAGGCAGGCCACTGCTAGGTGCCCCCCTGCGGCTGACGGAGCCGGAGCCAGACCAGGAGCAAGCCGCCCCAGTCCTGTTGTCTGACGCTCCCCGGCCAGTTGGTGCTGACCGATGCCAGGAGGACGAATTGGTGCCAGTGAGAAGCTGCCAGGAGGGCCTGAGGCCGGGCAAGGCGGGTTCTGAGCCGCATCCCAATGCGCGCTGGCTGGATGAGCTGCTGGCATCGCCCCCGCCCAGTGCAGATGAGACCAAGAGAAAGGGCACACCTgagcccagggaccctgcaggGCCAGAG gatcTCCTTGGTTGGTCGCGGAAGGATCTGTGCAGCGAGTTTGGCATCAGAGGGGCCCACCGGGCCGATGAGTTTGGCTGGGCCAGCGAGACTGGCATGGGGAAGACAGACTGGCCCGGCAGTTACAGAGCTGGTGAGACAGAGCAGGATCGGGAATTTGGCACCGGCACACGGGACTGGAGTGGCGTGTACAAAGAGACAGAGCTGCTGGGTGATTCCAACATGGGACACGGAAACTGGCCTGACGCCTACGGCATCGGGGACAGCTGCCGGCAGGAAGGGGAGTTCAGCCCCGGCAAGTCAGACTGGAGCAGCCAATACAACATTGGTGGTGCAGACAGCTCGAATGGGGAGTTCAGTACCAGGAAACTGGACTGGACCAGCACCTACGGCATTGGGGACAACATCCAGCAGGACAAGAGGTTCAGTACCAGCAAGCCAGACTGGACACCTGAGTACAGTGTGGGTGATGCAGCCCGGCAGGATAGAGAGTTTGGTACCAGCAGTCCAGATTCTACCCATGAGCCTGGTGTCGGTGATATTGACCAACAGGATAGAGAGTTTGGTATTCGCAAGTCAGACTGGACCCGCCAGACCGGTGTCAGTGATACAGCCCATCAGTATAGAGAGTACGGTACCAGCAAGCCAGACTGGACCTACAATCGTGGTGGTGATACAAACCAGCCGGATAGAGAGTTTGGTACCAGCAAGCCAGACTGGATCAACATGTACGATGCGGATACTGACCAACAGGATAGAGAGTTGGGTACCAGCAAGCCAGACTGGACTCACGAGCACGATGTCGGAGATACAGACCAACAGGATAGAGAGTTGGGTACCAGCAAGCCAGACTGGACTCACGAGCATGATGTCGGAGATACAGACCAACAGGATAGAGAGTTGGGTACCAGCAAGCCAGACTGGACTCACGAGCACGATGTCAGAGATACAGACCAACAGGATAGAGAGTTGGGTACCAGCAAGCTAGACTGGACCCATGAGTACGGTCTCAGTGATATGGACCATCAGGGTAAGGAGTTTGGTGCTGAGAAGCCAGACTGGACCCATGAATGCAGTGTCAAGACCAGTGGGCAGGGTAGAGAGTGGACCTGTGAATACGATGTTGGCAATACTGCCCAGCAGGACAAGCCAGATTGGACCCGCAAGTTCGGTGATGAAGCCCAGCAGGACAGAGCGTTCAGCTCTGACAAGCCAGCATGGCTTGGTGAATATGGCATTCACCATACAGACCAGGAGAGTGCCTTTGGTTCTGGTGTTGGAGACCCCGACAGCCCAGCCCAAGAGCCTGGTGCCAGGAAGCCGGGGTGGAGCGGCACCGACTGGCAGGAAAGCAAGTTTCTCTTTGCTAGGAGGGATTGTGCCAGTGATTTCAGGATTGGAGGAGTTGAGCACGAAAGCCAGTACGGTGTCATTGGGACTGATCGGGCAGGTGGCTTTGGCTTGAGTGCTTTGGATCCATCTGGTGCCATTGGAACCCTGGGCCCAGCAGAGCTTGGAGAGAGCCGGACTGACTGGGTTGGCCATACCAGGACTGTGGTCCTGGATGAGCCCAGAGAGGCTGGCGTGGGACACTCCGACTGGGCCCAAGATCTAGGACTCCATGGCACAGGTCCTTCTATTGGCCTGGGGGCAATCAGTCCTGAGGAGCCCACCAGGGGATGGATGGACTGGACAAACGAACTGAGCGTGAGCAGCATGGATCCCTCCAGcagtctgggggtggagggctTCGATACACCCAGAGAGCCTGGCGTGGGGCAGCCAGACGGGGACAGCGACCTCGGCACGGGAGGTCCGGCCACAGCCAGTGGCTTCGAGAGCGTGGGCCCAGCAGAGGACAGTGCGAGACAGACTGACTGGAGCCATGATTTCGGCTCTGGGGACGAGGGCTCCACTGAGACCGGggaggctggagcagggcagaTGGACTGGGCCAGCGAGGTCAGGATTGGACGTGGGAAACAAACCAATGCCACAGCCATGACTGGCTTGGAGCCGCATGGAGACAG TGGCACCGGCAGCCCCCGGCTCTCCGGCTCGAGCCCCCTTCTGGAACAGATGTTGGCCAAAGCAGCCGCCCAGCGCAAGAGCCCCGGAGAGGAGAGGGGGCTGCCTCCTGGCCCTGATGCCCACCCCCCTCCCTTGCCACAGGAGGAGGATGGTGGGTCCTGGCCCGAAGGGGATGGCGCACCCAGCCTGCCGGACGCCACAGACGGGGGCGGGCTGCCGATAGATGCGAGGAGGCTGAGCCAGCCAGGGCGCTGTGGGAGCCAGCCCTCCCCGCCAGGCGAGGACTTCGCCTTCCTGGAG GACATGGAAGTTCTTGACAGCACCATCTACCGGAGCAGAGCCAACCTGGGCCGCAAGCGAGGTCATCGAGCACCGGCCACGCGCCCTGCAGGCACCCTGGCACCGTCTGAGGTGGAGGTGGCCGACTGGATGTTCCAGGACTCCACAG AGCCCAGAGCGGTGTGCTGGGTGTCCTCAGATGAGGAGGCGGCGGAAGAACCCCGGAGCCGGCGGGCACGGCCCTCGCTGGTGGCCAAGGGGTTGAAGGTGCCACTCTTCCCGGGCCTGAACCCCTCAGCTCTAAAG gccAAGCTGCGGGGCCGGAACCGCTCTGCAGAAGAGGGGGCCCAGCTGGGGGAGGCCAAGCCAACCCTTCCCAAGGAGCCCCACGTCCAGCGCTCCAAGTCCTGCAAGATTCCCGGCTTGGGGGGGAAATCCCTGGTGCTGCCCCCCAAGCCAGAGAAATCCTcagg CTTTGCCATGGCCGCTGCCTCTTCGCCCCCCAGGTCAGATGCCACCTCGCCCCACTGGCTGCAAGTGCTGAAGCTGAAAAAGAAGAAATCCTGA